aataatatttcaaaaatatgaaatagcACCTTTGAATTTGTCTCTCACCTTCCTTTCAGGCCGTGTACATCACCTCCACTCTGCCGTACGTGGTCCTCACCATCTTCCTCATCAGAGGGCTGACTCTGAAAGGATCCGTGGATGGAATCAAGTTCCTCTTCACGCCAGACGTTAGTCATGTGACCGCTTTGTCTCCCGGCCGCCGGCGCGGAGGCCGTTTCGCTCTGCTGACGCTGTCATTGATCTCCAGCTGGACGAGTTGGTGAACCCGTCAACGTGGTTGGATGCCGGAGCTCAAGTGTTCTACTCCTTCTCCCTGGCCTTCGGGGGTCTCATCTCGTTCTCCAGCTACAACCCTATTCAGTGAGTGaagaatttttttattttttataatcaaaaatgaaatgaattgtttgCTAAAACTATGAATTTTATACTTTTCTTCCAGCAACAACTGTGAGCTAGATGCCGTCATCATCTCCATTATTAACGGCTGTACTTCTATCTATGCCGCCACTGTCGTCTACTCGATCATCGGCTTCCGGGCTACGGAGCAGTTCGACGCCTGCCTTAATGAGTACGGCTTCACGCGCAGCGTCGCGTCGGTTTACCGACAGAGCGGGCAGTAAACCTGTTCCTAAAACCTCGCCCCCCTTTCAGAAACATCTTGATGCTGCTGAACGCATTCGATCTGACCGAGGGAGCCATCACAGAGGTCAACTATGACGAAATGCTGCGCCAGCTCAACGGCACAATCCCAGGGTCGGAGGTCATTCGGGGCCTGGACCTCAGCACCTGCAGCCTCAGGGAGTTCCTCAGTGACGTAGGGTCTTTTTTGGCAGCCGTCATTTGCAGGAAGCGAATCCGTTGAGGGTTACGACTgattgcacttttatttttatttatttttcagggaGTGGAGGGAACCGGTCTGGCGTTTATTGTGTTCACTGAGGCCATCACAAAGATGCCtgtttctcctctctggtccgtcctttttttcatcatgctCTTCTGTCTCGGGCTTTCCACCATGTTTGGGAGCATAGAGGGAGTCGTGGTTCCCTTGCAGGACCTCAATATCTTTCCCAAGAAGTGTCCAAAAGAGGTGCTCACAGGTAAACGGTGCAATagacacatgtgtttttttttcactttgcatGTTACCAAGGATGTGGCTTGAGAAAAATGGGTCAAATATTTAGTTTGGTGACTTTAGAgcaaaaaaatcatcatcaatTGTCGGGTCAGCATAGATGCTGCAATAACATTCAGtaagagtttgattgacaggtggttCACTCAACGAGTGCTTCTTAGTGGCCAACTAAGTGGtcgtaaaaaaaacacggcaGATGGGTTGTTAAACCATGTCGGGTGGTCACTgatgagttgtttttgtttggggtTTTAGGCATTGTGTGCCTCTCATCCTTCTCGGTCGCCCTCATCTTCGCCCTGCGCTCCGGTAATTACTGGTTGGCCCTCTTCGACGGCTACGCGGGCTCCATCCCTCTGCTGATCATTGCTTTCTGCGAGATGGTTGGCGTGGTCTACCTGTACGGAATAGATAGGTAACGTTTTGAAGGAATTCTTAAACAGGAGATCATACATGCATTTGGTCATGAATATTCCTTGAAGTGTAGTTGCAGTGTTTTTTGGTATCTGCTGAGTCAGATCTACTCGTTTTTTCCAGATTTAACAAAGACATCGAGTTCATGATTGGACACAAACCCAACATCTTCTGGCAGGCCACGTGGAGAGTGATCAGCCCTTTGGTGGTCTTGGTCATCTTTGTGTTTTACTTCGTTACCAAAGTCAGTGCCACGCTGACATACATCACGTGGAATCCAAGCTcggtatgttttttttgggttttttttacatgttgttGGAAAGGTTCCTCCGTCAAAATATGCATCAATttgaaatctttttcttttttttgtgtgtcaggaTAACTTCCCGGTTTTGGAGACAGTAGAATATCCCAGCTGGATCAGCGTTATCATCTTCCTCTTGGCGGGACTTCCTAGTCTTTTTATCCCGGGATATGCTTTGTGCAAGTTACTCAAGAGATGCTGCTGCAAGAAACAAGTAGATAAGCGTGAGGTCAACACGGTATCTGCCAATGTCAACATGTATGAAACTCAGTAGAAATACACTGTTATAAATACACTGAATACACTGAAATATTACACTGTTTGTTGAACATTTCAAATTTGATGTTTAATATAAGTTTATTTATTCCACAGCAGGTTATGCTTTACTTTCTTAATATTTGGTTTGTTATCGTGATTTTATGAAGAAATCTGAATAAACGTATTGAAATATtcaacaatgattttttttaatcatataaGCCAAAGGTTTAGGGACAGATCTAATGTACCTGTTTTTTTCCTAATTGCATTCCATTTGAGGTTTTTCACATAATGTTGTCAAACTataattgtttttgtgttgtgatGAAATGACACGTGACAGTGGTGGAAATCCATTAGGATATAATCGAAACAATAAATAGCACTGAGGGACGatcatttaaacaaaatgacACAGTTTGGTGCTGTTCCACTGATATCAAAGTTTAACTTTCATAGTGTCCGAATGAGCTGAAAACACTGCAACATTAGAactgaacaaaaataaataaagaaaatatctttgagtgttttacatgaatgtgtctgtgggttgtttttctcttgGGGACATTTTCCAAATAATTCACGACAGCTCAATTCCTACCTCTTATTTTGCCGTaaatgtgagtgtgtatgtgtcggCCCAGTGACTAGTAAGCCGTGCGGGTGGCTCCCTGTGCTTATGAATATCCTTATAATAACTCCTTAATGGCCTTCTACACTTAAACATAAACCACCTTGTAAAAGCCAAACACCAGTCTTTCTTTAGTTAATTATTGAATTAGAACGGGACATTGGA
This genomic interval from Pungitius pungitius chromosome 17, fPunPun2.1, whole genome shotgun sequence contains the following:
- the LOC119219722 gene encoding sodium-dependent neutral amino acid transporter B(0)AT1-like; translated protein: MRLVLPNPGLEERIPSHEDLERLEEVEVGDRPKWDNKTQYLLTCVGFCVGLGNVWRFPYLCQSHGGGAFMIPFLILLVFEGIPLLYLEFAIGQRLRRGSVGVWSAIHPYLTGVGIASMTVSFLVGMYYNTIMAWVMWYFFNSFQSPLPWSQCPLNANLTDLVSECKRSSPVDYFWYRETLNTSEAIEEAGGLQWWMVLCLAAAWSVLYICCIRGIETTGKAVYITSTLPYVVLTIFLIRGLTLKGSVDGIKFLFTPDLDELVNPSTWLDAGAQVFYSFSLAFGGLISFSSYNPIHNNCELDAVIISIINGCTSIYAATVVYSIIGFRATEQFDACLNENILMLLNAFDLTEGAITEVNYDEMLRQLNGTIPGSEVIRGLDLSTCSLREFLSDGVEGTGLAFIVFTEAITKMPVSPLWSVLFFIMLFCLGLSTMFGSIEGVVVPLQDLNIFPKKCPKEVLTGIVCLSSFSVALIFALRSGNYWLALFDGYAGSIPLLIIAFCEMVGVVYLYGIDRFNKDIEFMIGHKPNIFWQATWRVISPLVVLVIFVFYFVTKVSATLTYITWNPSSDNFPVLETVEYPSWISVIIFLLAGLPSLFIPGYALCKLLKRCCCKKQVDKREVNTVSANVNMYETQ